The following coding sequences lie in one Lacerta agilis isolate rLacAgi1 chromosome 4, rLacAgi1.pri, whole genome shotgun sequence genomic window:
- the TMEM123 gene encoding porimin, with protein MKLLLVAALLPVCFAALSVTSTGPNVTSSAPHSSSITTVLKANTTTPAHNATNMTTPTAPATTVGTNITTSAHPENKTSAKPTTMKPVSPNVTTATSKATLPSASATVTPKGAAAQVSSSGFSAGSFIGGIVLTLGLLAVGYVGCRTYHAKRGVQYRTIDEHDAII; from the exons AtgaagctgctgctggtggcCGCGCTGTTGCCCGTCTGCTTTGCTGCCCTGTCGG TGACTTCTACAGGACCGAATGTGACCTCCTCAGCTCCCCATTCAAGTTCAATAACAA CTGTTCTTAAAGCGAATACTACCACCCCTGCCCACAATGCGACAAACATGACGACCCCGACTGCTCCTGCCACCACAGTCGGCACCAACATAACCACCAGTGCCCATCCTGAAAATAAAACGAGCGCAAAGCCCACCACAATGAAACCTGTGTCTCCTAATGTGACCACAGCGACTTCCAAGGCTACTTTGCCTTCTGCTTCTGCGACAG TCACTCCCAAAGGTGCAGCGGCTCAAGTCTCATCCTCAGGATTCAGCGCAGGCAGCTTCATCGGCGGAATCGTCTTGACGCTGGGACTTCTTGCGGTTGGCTACGTCGGATGCAGGACGTACCACGCGAAACGGGGCGTCCAGTACCGAACCAT TGATGAACACGATGCCATAATTTAA